ctcttctctctcattcgtcttcttctctctcctccatcttcttcttccttctccttcatcatctcttctctcctcctccttcttttttttttttcttcttcttcctctctctctctcttcttctttttttcttcatcatttttttcttttttttttaattttctagaattctggaaattttccagaatttctggaatCCAGCCCTTATAGACACCACCAAAACCTCCCCTACCTAGCTCCCTATCCCTTCTAAAATTAGATGTTGCAGTTCTCAATTCTGCAAAAGTGAAGGCTTTGAACTTTGAATCAAAATCTCAAACCTTCCATGAACACAATCATTTCCCCAATAGTAAAAAAACAGATGAAGAGGTGAGATTCAAATTGCTCAttctcaaattaaaataaaggaGAAATGAGTGATTGTAAAATTACCATCGATGAGATTGGCGACGCTACTCGGAACAAGGTCAGGGTCTGGGATGGGCTCGGCCGGTGGCGGCGGCGATGGTGGTTCAGGAGATTGAGGATTGGATTTGGTGGCAAAGACTAATTCTGGATATGAATTGTACAAAAATGATTtctagaaatctggaaattttccagaaatctggaaaatttccagatttccggaaatctggaaattttccagatttctggaaaattctAGATTTCTTCGAGtggtggaatttttttttaaaaaaagaatagaaaaaaagaagaagaagaaggaggaagaagaaaaaggaagaagaagaagggagaaggaagaagaagaagaaggaggagagaaggaagaaggaggagaagagaaggaagaagaagaagaagaagaagggagaaggaagaagatgaaggaggagagagaagagggaaaaaaataaaaaaaatcgaatttcctgTTTTACCCCTGTGCtacgtcagcactttaacggtgttaagctaatttccgtttttcggggtaacggcgcaaaccacagtccttttttttgtaataacaaaccacaagggttcttttggaacaacatcaaaccacaggggttttttttggaatttaccctttttttaaaGAGGTATATAATTTTTTCGAAGCCTTTAAAAAGCCATTTAATtccaattttttaatttttactttgaaaagcaAAAGTGGAAACGCGTCTCTCTCGATAGGGTTCCAGCGCCGCCGCCGTCTGTCCCATGATCGCGTTGTCGCCTGCGAAATCCACCGGTGAGAAGGTCATTCCACTGCTGTGAAGGGAGTCTCAAGCTCGGATTTGAGTTTGCTGGTGATCGTTTGTTAGTTCGTTGAGTTTTTCAGAAGTTTCGAGAAAGGTTTTCTTGCGTGTTGTAGGAGGTTCTTACTATTCGCTGTTGCTTGAGTTCCTGCCGGTGAGGGGTTCCGCTGGTTTGCAGTTTGGTAACGCAGCAGATTTGGTGAGTTGTGCTTTGTGGTTTGAGCTTTTAGAAGTCGTGGAGTAGGATTCCTTGCGAGATCGAAGGCGGCTCTTTCATTTCGCCGTCGCCTGAGTTTCTGCCGGCGATGGTTTTGTTCGTAGTTGTTACACGGTTGAGTATTGATTTGTGCTTTGTGTTTGTTCGCTGGATTTTCCTGTTGTGGAGTTCTGTGTCTTGTGATTTGGAGAGTGGAAATGGAGAGGTATATGTTGAACCTATCAATTGGGGGAGATGAAATCGGCCATCTTAAATTGGAGATGCCACCCTTGGCTGATGTCGTGGAGGACTCGGGATTGCAGTTCATGGGTCGGTTTGCGGCTGATAGACCGCTGAATTTCTTGGTTTTGTGTAACCGTCTGGCAGTGCTGTGGAGACCAGGGAGGGTAGTTGACATACAGGAGGTAAGTCCTAATCTTTATTCCATTGAGTTCTTTCATCCTATTGATAGAGATAGGGTGCTTGCTAGAGGGTCGTGGACCTTTGATAATTATATGTTGATTATGAGTAACTGGAGTCTAGGGGTTAACCATGatgaaattaaattatttactgTACCAATTTGGGTTCAAATTTTTGGATTGCCTATAGGGACAATGTCGGAGGTTGTAGGTAAGCAGTTAggaatttttttgggaaaatttgAGGAATATGATCCAAATAATAACCTTGGTTACCATAGACAGTTCATGCGTATTAGAGTAAGTATTGATTGTAGGCTACCATTGAAGAGATTTAAGAAAATCAAAAGCACGGGAAATGTATGGTCGCTGGCTACTTTTAAGTATGAACGGCTCGggattttttgttatatatgtGGGATGTTGGGGCACACAGAACGCTTCTGTGAGAAGTTGTTTGACCTGCAGGGTGTGGAAGTCTTGAGAGAGTGGGGAGAGTGGCTAAAGGATACTAGTAAAAATGGAGGTGATCAGAGTGGGGCTAAGTGGCTCAGGGAGGGCGATGGGAATTACATGTCAGGGTGGGGACAAAGAGGTCAAGGAAGTTATGGGGGTGGGAGAGGGGGAGTCCTAAGGGATATTTCCAATATAGGGAGAGGAAGGGGAGAGAGAGTGGCACCTTCTAAACAAGGGGTGGGGGAGAGAGAGGTCGGCATCTGCCCATTTTCAGGACCGTTTTCCGGGTACCAATAGAAATTGGGGAGACAAAATGGGGTGGGGAGAGGGAGTCTCTGAGGATGTTGAGATGGAGTTACTAGAAGCAAGGAAGAGGAGAATGGAGGGGAAGGAGAAGGAAGGGAGTCAGGGGGGAGTACAGGGAGAGGGAGCTTCTGTTCTAGAAAAGGATAGGGAGTTTTCTAAGGTTAACTTCACGGCGAGCCCTCGTACACAGGGCTGCTAGGCGGAATGAGTTATgtaagctggaactgtcgtggcCTGGGAAACCACCGGGTAGTTCGCGCGTTAAAGGAATTAATTAGTTCTCAAAGACCGGTAATCTTATTTTTAATGGAAACACTTGTTGACGATAATCGCATAGTTACTATAAAGCATTAATTGAAATTTGAAGGGGCTTTTTCTGTAAGTAAAAGAGGACGTAGTGGTGGTTTTGGCAATATTATTGAAAGCAGAAATTCAAGTAAGTGTGAAGAGCTATTCTGAGCATCATACAGACGTGGTAATAACTGATGACTTACATGGGGATTGGAGGCTGGTGGggtgataagcccaaaatatacctaaaatatcattaatatttacgtTAGTTTTGTagtgaaatcgtgctaattatattcaataagagtacttttacgtctatatatgtttctttgatgcaaggtacttaattatttggttaaatccaaatagaagCTAAAACGGACCAAAAACGAGAGAAAAATCAGAGTTACGAGCTAAAAGTACGAGTAATTCAGAAGACCGATACGAGGAGATGGGAGTCGTCGAAGACCAGGAATCAaagcccgtgtcgcgaccgaaaTTCTCacatctcggtcgcgacatgctAATTTCAAGCACGAAGGATAAGTTCGTTTTGAGCAAATTTTTACTCCCcaggtcgcgactgagattctaaaATCTCGGTACGACCAGCAGCCACTGTAGCAGTAATTTCACATGACGAAATTCCAAGAAATGCGTCTGTTTGAGTGGATAGAAATGACTCTTCAAGCGGACATGACCGTTCAAACACAACTCTCcagcatctataaataaagagttcatTTCAGAATTCAGGATGTTGGTTGATATAGTTTTAGAGAGCATATATTATGTTGAAATTCTGATTCAGAAGAGAACCAGATATTAGATTACATTTCTGTAAAAGCAAACTTGTTGTACACATGTTGTTCTTAGATTAATTACAAATGCAGTAGCGATTAGTTTAGATTTAAGAATTGTTCGAAGACAAGTTCACATTCTGGTAGTGGATCCGAcgatctctattccgaagattcagcgagaagaactaatgGCTGAAGCGCCCCAGgttctgacaaacctacgaagtttgaggaaaggattgacaacccggaactcaaattagttaaaatgctatccatgtttattcttctctgttaacttgtgaagattcacaattctaTAATGatacatttattttattcaatatatttttctgTTGTTACTTTGATGTTACCTTCGAAGTaaggttctggtgttttcattaaaacgtagatatttcatataattacaaggaaactttgttgaacacttaaaagaattaggatttatggatgatatgatcgttgagtcggcttatcagacataaaacaccaatttgattaaggtaggaatctgctccgaaccagagagatttctacggttcaaagcccaTTAATTGCGTAAATTAATGAATTGTTACATGtttataatcttaccaaagttatagttgctttctttgcttaatgcgagTAAGTTTTGTACACTTCTTATTCTAAATACAAAagtttctgtcttgtaatcaaatctcaagacagaattgtacTCTAAGTTCAACATATTATTCTCATCTAATCCAGACTAATACAAactaattaaacgattttctataaTATAAACCCAAAGACGTTAATTAAAcggaattaaaataagttttcttgAAAAGCGTtccttgtgggatcgatatcttttattactacaagcgtataccgtgcacttgcagaaacCGCtgaacaagtttttggcgccgttgccggggaatgccaaattttttacaaaaatttagatttttcgtgttttatttcgaatctaggtttatatatacttatattatttttttatatatattatttattcaaatttacttacaatttttttttttggtaaattccaaaaaaaaactctgtggtttgatgttgttccaaaaaaaaacccttgtggtttgttattacaaaaaaaaaaggactgtggtttacgccgttacccgaaaaacggaaaatggcttaacggtgttaaaatgctgacgtggcacaggggtaaagttggaaattcgaattttttttattttttttatttttttccctctctctcctcttcttcttcttcttcattcttcttctccttcctccttcttcctcctcctcctcattcttcttctccttcttctctcctcttccttcttctctcATCCTTCTTCTTCGGAAATAAGAAAATTGAGCAAAATTCAATGAATCAACCAAGGCAGAAATCTTCAAATACAATtcgatttttacaattttacttCTTTTTGTTGACTGAAACCTCgtctaaaaattgaaatttaaaaacataatttaGACAAAGGCTAATATTTACACGCATAATAAAGGaagaaactaaactaatatgaacattGAGGTCTGTGCACACGATCTCTGAGAATTCCATTGTAAAGAGCGAGTCTATTAGCATGGATTTTATTAATGTCGTTTCTGCAAATTCTGTCaatcttttccttttccttcctGTATTCCTCTCCGTTCCCTTTGGTATCCTTGACATTTTCTGCAAATTTGaccctctttttcttcttcttactcctttcctttctcttttcatCTGCAAACCAAAAGATCAATAAAACACTGAAACTGAATAAATAGAAATggataaagaaaagaaaaagaccaGATGACAAACAAGAACGAAGATTTAGAGTAGTTGGACGGGAAGGCAGGGTTTTGTGCTtggaaaaggcaataaaaagaACAGTGCTAGAAACAACCATAACAGCTCCCAATtctaatttccagatttctggaaattttccagaaatctggaaatttcccaAATCTGGATTCCAGATTTTGGAAATTTCaagatttcttcggaaatcggaaattaaaaaaaaagaatagaagaaaaaaagaagaagaagaaggaagaagaggaagaagaaggagaaggagagaagaagaagaagaagaagagagggaaaaaaataaaaaaaaaattcgaatttccaactttacccctgtgccacgtcagcattttaacaccgttaagccattttccgtttttcaggtaacggcgtaaaccacagtccttttttttgtaataacaaaccacaagggtatttttggaacaacatcaaaccacaggggttttttttttggaatttaccctttttttcaattttttttgaaggtATTTTCATTTCGTGCACATAATTTCAAGGTCATGCGCAGtactcgaagttcaggcattcaaCCGGAATTACccgatccagaaattgaaaggacaataaaaagaaagaaaaagaaaaataaagagaaacaaAATCCAGTACCACAGCCAGAAACTATGGCAAATCCACCCAGACTTATGAATTATGCTACACCAAGAGTAGCCGGCGTAAcgaacagtatagttagactcCAGATAAATGTACATCAATTCGAAATTTAGCCAACTTTTGCTTAACATGTTACAAAATAATGTGACATTTtatggactacctaacgaaaatccaaatacccatttgacaaatttcctagaaatttgtgacactttcaaAATGACCGACGTGCCTGTCGAAGCAATTAAACTTTGCctatttcctttcactttgaagggcAGGGCCAAagtttggttaacttctatgccggTCGGAACATTCGGAACTTGGGACTAATTAGCTCAAGCATTTTTATCCAAATTtttccctttagcaaaaactgcaaaaattataaaagaatTAACATCCTTCACACAACATGACAATGAAACCCTGTGTGAAGCATGGAAACGTTTCAaggaacttcaacgtttatgtcCACATCACCACTTGCCCGATGAATTTTTgatgcagacattctataacGGAAAAAATCCCACAAccagaggttcattagatgctatgtcgggagggttatttatgaagaaaacatctgcccaagcgaaagaacttttagaggaaatggcaatcaacagtagTATGTGGCCTGCCGAACGTGGACACATGCCAGTggtgaaaccatcatcctcgACTACATCACCA
The DNA window shown above is from Euphorbia lathyris chromosome 1, ddEupLath1.1, whole genome shotgun sequence and carries:
- the LOC136217626 gene encoding uncharacterized protein; translated protein: MEKDGIEGIMISGKFPEIWKLELGAVMVVSSTVLFIAFSKHKTLPSRPTTLNLRSCLSSDEKRKERSKKKKKRVKFAENVKDTKGNGEEYRKEKEKIDRICRNDINKIHANRLALYNGILRDRVHRPQCSY